DNA sequence from the Alosa alosa isolate M-15738 ecotype Scorff River chromosome 2, AALO_Geno_1.1, whole genome shotgun sequence genome:
tgctaaaaaaaaactgcaggtCACTGTTAAGGACTTTTTACAACAGTGGTAGCATCTGTAATTTTTTACGCAGTGGTCTGttggggatgagaggaggatgTTGGAcaaatcagattccaaaaataattctgtggaaatgcatggattccagttgcttccagtagcagcaactggaacccatgcatttccacagaattatttttggaatctgatcccttatcatacctgtttattcgtactcgtcgctcgacttatcgttaACTGAATCGTGACTAAaccccatcgaaaaactgttggtagcatcagctaactagcgccagatttctgagtgcaggggacaagctgagatgAGCTATGTAcgtacgttcacactcggtatcatgtttcaacacactttaggtcaatatcacaccggaattctcctttaaataaaGTCTTCTCTTATCTTATCATAACATCACTGTGCTGACAGGTGTTCCTGGAAACTAACCGGTTAAAAATAAATACCTGAATAATAAAACTTGTTAGGCAAGTTGTGCTAGGCAAGTTAGGCAATCATGTGCTAGCTCTCATACCAAAGAAACCACATCTGCAATGTCTTCATTTTTTACACTTTGATGATTACACTTGCAAGTTGCACATTTAAAAGTGTTTGCCAAGTGGCTTTCTCACCTGACTCTCTTAGAATATCTGGGTTTGCCATGGTAACAGCAGCCGTGAAGTCACTTCCTCTGTATTCAGTCTCAAACTGCCATGTaacaaactgggactgttggGTCTAACAACACGATAAAAGTCACTATTATATGGATATATCAAATTGTTGAGGTTAGTAAATTAAGTCAGTAAATGTTTTAAACCTGAAAAACAGCTTTGGCCCTTATTCGATCACTCAGATGAAATAGCGAATGAGCATTTAGGCTTCCTGATGAATCAATTTCACCAATCAGCATAGGACTGTCCTGAGAGAAGATATTTGAAAGCATATCAAAACTGTGCCATTCAGGCAAATATGAAAGATAGAATGGTAAACACATTTCTAATAAGACATTTCTTACCTTGTCTTTACTGTCACTGTCTGTCTGCAGATATTCTACATGGAAGCGATAACATGATGGTGCAATAGCACTAAGGTGAAATGTATGACTAACCTACATTTTGGAGAAAGAAATTATCTTGTTAAATTGAAGCTCACGTGTGGATCTCAGATCTGACCAATACATTTTTGCCTGATCTTCATTCATACTTTAGATATGAAAATGCAAACACCTtgcaaccaactttattatgtTAAGACTCTGAGAACCAACAGACTCAAATACACTCCCAATCAAACATACCTTAAACAAGCTGCTTAGAGTCTTGTTAACAATCATTTTAACACCTTCAATTTGTTGTGGAAATACATCTAGatgtaataaaaaagaaaggtaAGAAAAAATATTGACAGTATCAAGAGACCGTATAGTAAAAACACAGAGTCTGTATCTGTTATGCTCTATGATAACAATGTGTTGAAACTGTAAGCCACGTGAACTTTACCTTTACAGCTGCGATGCAAGCCATCAAAGCTTCCTGGGTTGGGAAGCCGGCCATCTCTTCTGTCCCACCTGGAGACGGGTCTGTCCAGGGGAAATGGGGAGTTCTGACGCCCAGGGCGAGATGACAAGGCCAGAACACTGCCCATGGGAACCAATGGACTAAATATGGGAGCCACACACTGTCAGCCCTTCTCTGTaagaaaaatataggctaccagTGGTTGTCTGACACCTGTGATTTGATGTAGACCCAATTTCAGTATCAAtcatttacaaaaaatacaacaaatattgtgATGATCTGGTTTTTACATTTAAGGCTAAGCCTTAATGGTACGACCCCAAAACATCTGTTTATCATGCAGTTATATGTAGTCTGCTTCCCCATGAATATGACATGTAAGTGATCACTGCCTTGACTTTAAATTTCACACTATAACAACAACAATCCCACAGCTAGAACCAAAGTCATACTAAGTCATACGTTTCATTTCAAAACAAGGCAAAACAGAATGCAGAAATGCAAATGACAAGTGCAGGGACTCCTCAGAGGTCGATGGGATACTGAGATATATAAACGGACATTGTCAACATAATGCACTTACTGTTCCGATTCACATATATTGCATAACGCTCAGATAAATCCGTTGATTTCAATTAATGAAATTGATAAATGTGTAACCCTGCAGAGGATGTGACATTAGAAGGATGCTGTAAATAGTAATGATAGCGGTGCAACCAGATGTGAGATCCGTCCTGTCTTCGTAAGGAGTCACAGGAAATACTTCCTTCAGGAAACATTGACTGATGTGCTAAGAGTACCACTTAGTTTTTTCACCTGCAGACCTTGCTCGCTGTATATTTTAGACCCTTTATATATTCAGAAACAACGCCGTTTGCTGTAAATTCATGACAAACTGCTCGGAACCAAATTCCAGTACACTGTGCTTCagtatttacattacattatcatCGCTTAGTGCTGACGTCACGTTACCACTTTCTCTACCTTCCGCAGCCACCATGGCAGATGAGGCAACTCGGAAAGCTGTGTCAGAGATACCTCTCCTAAAAACTAACTCTGGACCTAGAGACAAAGAGTTGTGGGTTCAGAGACTACGAGAGGAGTACCTGGCCTTGATTAAGGTAAGGTTCGATTTTAAAGCTTAAATGCCAGCCATTTAGTTTTGGTTCATGTTAAAGTGGCTAGCTAGCATAACATTAGCTCTTTTAGGCTTGTCAGCTGTGCACCAAGCCTAGTCATCTAACGGTATCCCATCACATTTCAACGTTACTGGTTTCCTTGATTAATTGTG
Encoded proteins:
- the si:dkey-71l1.1 gene encoding mitochondrial import receptor subunit TOM40B isoform X1, producing the protein MGSVLALSSRPGRQNSPFPLDRPVSRWDRRDGRLPNPGSFDGLHRSCKDVFPQQIEGVKMIVNKTLSSLFKVSHTFHLSAIAPSCYRFHVEYLQTDSDSKDKDSPMLIGEIDSSGSLNAHSLFHLSDRIRAKAVFQTQQSQFVTWQFETEYRGSDFTAAVTMANPDILRESVIMVAHFLQSVSSQLVLGGELVYHRGRAEEGGILTLAGQYSGPNWVATLNAGKGGAHASYYHRANKQIQVGVEFEASTRTQETTFSFGYQMELPEANMVFRGMLDSRCIIGGVLEKRLYPLPATLIMGAFVNHRGDKLQVGLGVNVG
- the si:dkey-71l1.1 gene encoding mitochondrial import receptor subunit TOM40B isoform X2: MGSVLALSSRPGRQNSPFPLDRPVSRWDRRDGRLPNPGSFDGLHRSCKDVFPQQIEGVKMIVNKTLSSLFKVSHTFHLSAIAPSCYRFHVEYLQTDSDSKDKDSPMLIGEIDSSGSLNAHSLFHLSDRIRAKAVFQSQFVTWQFETEYRGSDFTAAVTMANPDILRESVIMVAHFLQSVSSQLVLGGELVYHRGRAEEGGILTLAGQYSGPNWVATLNAGKGGAHASYYHRANKQIQVGVEFEASTRTQETTFSFGYQMELPEANMVFRGMLDSRCIIGGVLEKRLYPLPATLIMGAFVNHRGDKLQVGLGVNVG